CTTCAGTCGTTGGGCCAGCCCGCGTCATCGCGGGAGAAACTGGTGAACGCTTCCGAATGAGGAGAACGCGCGGCTTCGGCTCTCTGCTATCTCCGCGTCCTCCTGTTTAATGCCCTCGTCCTTGGTGGCCTTAGTTTGTCGGGTTCGGAAGAGCGCCTTTTTGCGTCGCAGGTTTTTGAGGGCGCACCTGCACCGCGGCACGCGTGGGGTATAGAGATAAGCCCGTCCGTTCTTCTGGAACCGGAGCGCCCGTTTCTTGACCAGCCGGTTCAAAAGAGTTTTGAAGGTTTTGGGATGCCCTTCGTCCTTCGGCAATGCCTCAATGATCTCCTTGGCTGAGATGGGATGCCGCGACCAGACCACTTTCATTAGGTCCCATTCGGTTTCGGTGAAGGGACAGCCAAGCCGAATTAGAAGCACGGCGATACAGCAGGTTTTGGAAACCTGCTACGAGCTTCCTCACCTCCTTCTTTGCGGCCTTCGCGAACGCCGTGTGAGGTTATCTTTGTCTGCACACGCCGCCCCGGAGTAAATGCACTCATTGTAATCCGAGCGTCTCGTAGTCTATCAATTGCCCGTCCAATCCATTCAACACGGAGCCGTGAGGACCGGCGCATATGTCGTGCGTCACTTCGCAATTCCGTGAAACCAACCAACAACCGAAACTCCGGAAGGAGATCCCAATGAACAAAACACAACTGTTCGGTAAAGTGCTGCTGGTGGCATCCGCGCTCCTTATGAGCACCCATCAATCCAACGCAGCGGGCTCAAGCGGGTATCATGGAAGCATCTATTGGTTTACTTATTACACCGGCAGCGGATCGGCTTCGCTCACCGGCTCGGGCGGCAACTGGCGCGGCACATGGACTGCAGGCATTACCGACGCGCTTACAGGCAAGGGCTGGTGGCCAGGTTCCGTGCGAAATGTCGGATACAACTGCGGCCAGTTGAGCGGCAACTGGCATCTCCTGGCCCTCTATGGATGGGCTCCCTACAACACGCGGGAGTGGTACATCACTGACTTCGGAAACAATTCCGGAACATCCTTCGGCACCATCAACAGCGACGGCGGCACTTATACGGTGTATCGTCAGATCGTCAGCAGCACGTTTCAGCAGTACAAGAACGATCGGACTGCAAACCGTTCCATTGGAGTGAACTACACGATCACGATGGCCAACCACAAGAACAAGTGGACATCGCTTGGCTGGAGCTGGGGAACCGTGCGGGAAACGGTCATGGCCAGCGAGGCGTTCGGCGGCCCTGGCGTGGTTAACTGCACGGTCTGGTAACTGCCTCGCCACACCTGATCCAACCACAACAACAACCACAAAGGCCGGCAGGCCGGAACCTGCCGGCCTCCTCCCTCACCAGCATCCTAACTGCCCGGAGGAGCGTTGATCACCCAGCACGGGCTTAACCCAGTATCCAGTCCGGTATGAACAACGAGTTTCGTCGCAATACATCCTTGCTGTTGAACATCTTTCTTGGCATTACCGTCGTTTCACTCGTAATGCAGCGGAGGGTTTCGGAGCCTGCAATTTACTCCGACGATGGAGGTTTTGCGGAATTTCACACCGTTATGGCACACACGGAGGTGGAGGACGAGGGGACGTTTGAACCGGTTGCCGAGCGGAGTTTGCCCGACTACGCAGCCATTGCA
This is a stretch of genomic DNA from Verrucomicrobiia bacterium. It encodes these proteins:
- a CDS encoding glycoside hydrolase family 11 protein — encoded protein: MNKTQLFGKVLLVASALLMSTHQSNAAGSSGYHGSIYWFTYYTGSGSASLTGSGGNWRGTWTAGITDALTGKGWWPGSVRNVGYNCGQLSGNWHLLALYGWAPYNTREWYITDFGNNSGTSFGTINSDGGTYTVYRQIVSSTFQQYKNDRTANRSIGVNYTITMANHKNKWTSLGWSWGTVRETVMASEAFGGPGVVNCTVW